One window of Prochlorococcus marinus XMU1405 genomic DNA carries:
- a CDS encoding NAD(P)/FAD-dependent oxidoreductase, with the protein MIEFDVVIIGGGLSGSSTALNLSKKGYSVLIIEKEKFQDYNPCAGGMASSMQRFLPLNIEDCIESKIKNVEFRWKSADNVTADLTGESPFWIVKREKLDQLLLDESLSNGAQIMRPLLIEKIIKKNDKWEITCSNKIKYIAEFLVIADGSQSKWASYFNLGPRKPKFANTISLRLKGLGEIPRDAVRFEFGFIKYGFAWAFPLKESLNIGLGTFINNGLLENQVINNQVIKSFGFYDFPHKTTSKKLRIWNGFHSINGDKVLAVGDAASLCDPFLAEGIRPSLISSFYAAEYIDQCLSGTVDDLSLYTKKINSIWGKSMAWGRRIAQVFYRFPRTGYQLGVKRKTAPKRIAQILSGEMSYEDIAKRVIRRLLTKSGT; encoded by the coding sequence TTGATAGAATTTGACGTTGTAATAATTGGTGGAGGTTTATCAGGCTCTTCCACTGCTCTTAACCTATCAAAGAAAGGATATTCAGTTTTAATTATTGAAAAAGAAAAATTCCAAGATTACAATCCATGTGCTGGTGGGATGGCATCTTCGATGCAAAGATTTCTTCCTTTAAATATAGAAGATTGCATAGAATCAAAAATTAAGAATGTTGAATTCAGATGGAAGTCTGCAGATAATGTGACTGCTGATCTGACTGGTGAATCCCCATTTTGGATTGTTAAAAGGGAAAAACTAGATCAATTATTACTCGATGAATCATTGAGTAATGGTGCTCAGATAATGAGACCATTATTGATAGAAAAAATCATAAAAAAAAATGATAAATGGGAAATTACTTGCAGTAACAAAATAAAATACATAGCAGAATTCCTTGTAATTGCAGATGGATCCCAATCGAAATGGGCGAGTTATTTCAATTTAGGTCCAAGAAAACCGAAATTTGCTAATACAATCTCATTAAGATTGAAAGGTTTAGGTGAAATACCTAGAGATGCAGTTAGATTTGAGTTTGGATTTATAAAATATGGTTTTGCATGGGCATTCCCCCTAAAAGAAAGCTTAAATATTGGTTTAGGTACTTTTATAAATAATGGTCTCTTAGAAAATCAGGTTATAAATAACCAAGTGATCAAAAGCTTCGGTTTTTATGATTTTCCTCATAAAACAACTAGTAAGAAACTGAGAATATGGAATGGCTTCCACTCAATTAATGGTGACAAAGTTTTAGCAGTTGGAGATGCCGCATCTTTATGTGATCCATTTTTAGCTGAAGGAATTAGACCATCTTTAATTAGCAGTTTCTATGCTGCAGAATACATTGATCAGTGTTTATCAGGAACAGTAGATGATTTAAGTCTTTATACAAAAAAAATTAACAGCATTTGGGGGAAATCAATGGCTTGGGGGAGGAGAATAGCACAAGTATTTTATAGATTTCCAAGAACTGGATATCAATTAGGTGTCAAAAGAAAAACCGCACCTAAACGTATTGCTCAAATATTATCAGGCGAAATGAGCTATGAAGATATTGCAAAAAGAGTTATCAGAAGGCTTTTAACAAAAAGTGGTACTTGA
- the frr gene encoding ribosome recycling factor — protein MKEKEIQENMNKSIEATQRNFNTIRTGRANASLLDRVSVEYYGAETPIKSLATISTVDSQTISIQPFDISCLQAIEKSISMSDLGITPNNDGKVIRINVPPLTEERRKEFCKLASKYAEEGKVALRNIRRDAVDKEKKDEKEGLISIDESRDNQSEIQKITDKYISLIETKLSEKEKEILKV, from the coding sequence ATGAAAGAAAAAGAAATTCAAGAAAATATGAATAAAAGTATTGAAGCCACACAAAGAAACTTTAATACAATTAGGACAGGAAGAGCCAATGCTTCCTTGTTAGACAGAGTAAGTGTTGAGTACTACGGAGCAGAAACACCAATCAAATCGCTTGCCACTATAAGCACTGTTGATTCGCAAACAATTTCAATACAACCTTTCGATATTTCATGTTTACAAGCGATAGAGAAATCTATTTCTATGAGTGATTTAGGTATAACTCCAAATAATGATGGAAAAGTAATAAGAATAAATGTTCCTCCTTTAACAGAAGAAAGAAGAAAAGAATTTTGTAAATTAGCCTCTAAATATGCAGAGGAAGGAAAAGTAGCTTTGAGAAATATCAGAAGAGATGCTGTTGATAAAGAAAAAAAAGACGAAAAAGAAGGCCTTATTTCTATTGACGAATCGAGAGATAATCAATCTGAAATTCAAAAAATTACTGATAAATATATTTCTTTAATAGAAACTAAATTGTCTGAGAAAGAGAAGGAAATTCTAAAAGTTTGA
- the pyrH gene encoding UMP kinase, giving the protein MNYKRVLLKLSGEALMGEKPYGIDPAIVQSIAEDVSKVVENNVQLAIVVGGGNIFRGLKGSADGMDRATADYVGMLATVMNAISLQDGLERVGVATRVQTAIEMQEIAEPYIRRRAMRHLEKGRVVVFGGGCGNPFFTTDTTAALRAAEINAEVVMKATKVDGVYDRDPNQFKDARKYSSLSYQQVLSDEIAVMDSTAIALCKDNNIPIMVFDIFKKGNISKAVAGEPIGSLIS; this is encoded by the coding sequence ATGAATTACAAAAGAGTTCTCTTAAAACTTAGTGGTGAAGCACTAATGGGTGAAAAACCTTATGGTATTGATCCTGCTATAGTTCAGTCAATTGCAGAGGATGTTTCAAAAGTAGTCGAAAATAATGTACAACTTGCAATAGTTGTTGGTGGTGGAAACATTTTTAGAGGGCTTAAAGGATCTGCAGACGGAATGGATCGCGCTACGGCTGATTATGTAGGGATGCTAGCAACAGTAATGAACGCAATTTCACTTCAAGATGGTCTTGAGAGAGTTGGAGTTGCAACCAGAGTGCAAACAGCAATCGAAATGCAGGAAATTGCCGAACCCTACATCAGAAGAAGAGCAATGAGGCACCTAGAAAAAGGTAGAGTTGTAGTCTTCGGAGGTGGATGCGGAAATCCATTTTTTACAACTGATACTACGGCAGCCTTGAGGGCAGCAGAGATAAACGCTGAAGTTGTTATGAAGGCTACTAAAGTTGATGGGGTATACGATCGTGATCCAAATCAATTTAAAGATGCAAGAAAGTATTCCTCTCTCAGTTATCAACAAGTTCTTAGTGATGAAATTGCAGTAATGGACAGTACTGCGATTGCACTTTGCAAAGATAATAATATCCCAATTATGGTTTTTGATATATTCAAAAAAGGGAACATTTCTAAAGCTGTTGCTGGTGAGCCAATAGGCTCTTTAATTAGTTAA